A stretch of DNA from Synechococcus sp. PROS-9-1:
GCTTTTTCTCGCCACCAGAGAAACCCTCATTCACGCTGCGTTCAAGAAAGGCAGGGTCCATTTGCACCACTTGCAAGCGGTCACGCACGTGATCGTCGAAATCAAACGTGTCGAATTCTTCCTTACCTTGCTTCTCGCGCCGGGCATTCGTAGAGACCCGCAGAAACTCGAGATTGCTCACTCCAGGGATCTCAATCGGGTACTGGAATCCCAAGAACACTCCAAGTCGAGAGCGCTCTTCGGGCTCCAACTCAAGAAGGTCACGGCCTAGATAGCGCACAGACCCAGACGTCACGCGATAGGCAGGGTGACCAGCCAAAACCTTGGACAACGTGCTCTTCCCGCTTCCATTACGACCCATCACGGCATGAATCTCGCCGGCTTTCACCTGCAGGTTCACCCCATTCAGGATCGGCTTGTCCTCAACGGACGCATGCAGATCATTGATTTCGA
This window harbors:
- the sufC gene encoding Fe-S cluster assembly ATPase SufC — protein: MIRPDAEPLLEINDLHASVEDKPILNGVNLQVKAGEIHAVMGRNGSGKSTLSKVLAGHPAYRVTSGSVRYLGRDLLELEPEERSRLGVFLGFQYPIEIPGVSNLEFLRVSTNARREKQGKEEFDTFDFDDHVRDRLQVVQMDPAFLERSVNEGFSGGEKKRNEILQMALLDPVVAILDETDSGLDIDALRIVAGGVNQLASPDNCTLLITHYQRLLDEITPDYVHVMGAGRILRTGGSELAVELEKIGYDWVDQQLAAEGVA